The genomic region GAACACGAGGACCCACCCGATCAGCACGATCAGTCCGCCGAGGTAGCTCGGATGCCTGACCCACCGGTAGACGCCGTCCGTGACGAGCGTGTGCCCCTCCTGGATCGCCACCAGCGGGCTGAATCGATAGCCGAGAACGAACATCGGCACGATGCGCAGCACGCAGCCGGCGGCGAACAGCGCGAGCCCCGCCCAGCGTACCGTGTCGCCGTCGAGGACGAACAGATCGCGCCGGTCCGCCCACGGCGGCAGATACAGGAAGAGGAACGACAGCGGGAGCATCGGCAGGAAGATCAGACGGTCGCGCTCATCGACCACCCGCGCGCCGGTGAGACCGCTCATCGGGGCCGCGAGCGCCACGACGCACGCGGCGGCCGAGAGCACGACCAGGCCGAGGCGCGCCGGGTTCTGCCAGAAGGTCGACCAGTCGCCCCAGCCCCACAGCATGATCCCGATGCTGGCGACGAAGAGGACCACGCTCCCGACGATGAGGCGGCCCCTGTCCCGTCCGCCGCGCATCGGCGCAGCCGCCCCGGCGTCAGCGGGGGCCGAACGGATGCAGCTCGACCGAGACCCCGAAGACCTGGACGAGCAGGAGGTACATCGCGAGCAGCACGAGCACGAGGCTGCCGAACGCCGTCACCGCCATGCCCGAGAGCAGCATGATCGCGAGCAGGCCGCCGACCGCGACCGCTGGCGAGAGGAATCCGGGACGGTTGAAGGGCGGCACCGGCTCGAGTAGGGGCAGAATGCCATGCTGCCGGACCTCGCCCCACACCGCGTCGACCACGCCGCGGAGCTGGGTGCGGACGTCCTCGAGCCAGGAGTCGCCGCGCGTCGCCATCACTTCATGTCCGCCTTCAGCAGGATGATGAGCGCGCTGTCGCCGATGCGCGGATCGCGCCCGACGCCGAACATCATCGTGCCCCCGCTCACCACTCGCACGTTCGTATCCACCAGACGCCTGCGCCCTTCTAGCAGACGCACCTGCATGTTCACCACGTCGTCGTCGGCCCCCTTCGGCAGGAGCTGGAGGTGGCGGCCGCCCGGCAGCGCGAAACGTGCCTCGCTCCGCCAGTCGCAGGTCCGCACCTCCTGGTTCACGATCTGGAAGGCGCGGTAGCCCACCAGACGGCGCAGGCGCGGCCGCAAGCTCACGAGCTGCGGGTCGGACGGGCCCGACTCGGCGGCGCGCACGGAGGTGACCTGGATCTGCAGGGGGTCGGCCAGGGCCGGCCGGAGACAGAGCGAGGACGCCGTCAGCGCCAGGGCCAGCGCCCGCGTCACCATCCGCTACCCTCGACCTCGTGGTTGACCCAGATGATGGTCGTGCCGCTCTTGGCCTCGCGGCGGAGCGCGATGTCCTTGCCCGCCAGGCGATCGATGTAGACGTGGTTCGGGAGACGCTTCGACGCCACCCGGACGGCGGAGGGCGCCGGATTCGTGACGGCGACGGGCCCGATCGGCCGGACGTAGAGCGCCGCGCCGGCGGCGATCGCGGCGATCGAGCCCCACACGGGGATGCTCCGCGGCAGGCGGCCGCGTTTCGCGTCGCCGCGCTGCCGCCAGTGGGCCTGTCCCTCGGTGCGCGCGATCGCGGCGTCGACGTGGGACCAGACGCCGGAGAGATCGAGCCCCTCGACCTGGCGATCGACGTCGGCGACGAGGACCTCGCGAATGGCGAGCACGTCCTGCACGGCACGCTCGCATCGCGCGCAGTGGCCCGCGTGGCAGGCGACCTCGAGCAGGGTTGCCGACGGCAGCTCGGTGTCGACGAAGGCGTCGATCAGGGTTCCGACTTCGTCGCAGGTCATCGACACGTCAGCGCAGCCCGTGCAGTCGCGCCTGCAGTTGGCGGCGCGCGTAGTGGAGACGGCTCATCACGGTTCCTTTGGGACAGTCGAGCACCTGGCTGATCTCCTCGTAGGAGAGGCCGTCTACCTCTCGCAGGAGTATGACGGCGCGATGTTCGGGGGTCAACTCATTTATGGCGGCAGTCACGCGCGCACCGATCTGCGTGCTGCGCGCCCTCTCGAAGGGCTCGTCCTCTGCAAGATGATCGGGTGAGGGTGGCACCAGCTCGTCCCCGGCGTCGTCGGCGTCGGCGCCGACTTGCACGTAGCGCGACTCGCGGCGCTGGTGGTCGATGCAGAGGTTCACCGCGATGCGATACACCCACGTGTAGAAGCTCGAGTCGCCCTTGAACTTGTCCAGGCTCTGGTAGGCCTTGGTGAACGTGTCCTGCACTATGTCCAATGCGTCCTCGCGGCTTCGCAGCATTCCGACGGCGAGCGCGGCAACCTTGCGTTGATAGCGTTCGACGAGCTCACGAAATGCCTCCCGATCGCCCCGGCGAGCGCGGTCCACGAGGTCGAGATCGCCGGGAGACACCGCGTGCTGTTCCTTCTGACGCTCCATAGGGGGCGCTATTCAGGCGGGAGGGGGTCCTGACCCCCGGCTAGTGGGCCTCGGCCCAGTTCGGGCCGTCGTGAACGTCGACACGCAGGGGTACGCGAAGGTTCCAGACCCCCTCCATGGCCTCCCGCACGACGTGCCGCACGCGCTCGACCTCCTCGGCGGGCGCCTCGATCACGAGCTCGTCGTGCACCTGCAGCAGCATCTGCGCTCGCGACCCGGCCTCCTGCAACCTGCGCCGGAGGGCGAGCATGGCGAGCTTGATGAGGTCGGCCGCGGACCCCTGGATGGGCGTGTTGGTGGCCGCGCGCTCCGCGAACTGGCGCACGGCCGGGTCCCTTGCCCCCAGCTCCGGAAGGTATCGCCGGCGGCCGAGCACGGTGGTCACGTAGCCCCGCTCGCGGGCCTCCGCGACCGTCGCGTCGAGATAGGTACGGACGCCCGCGTAGCGTCCGAAGTAGTTCCGGATGTAGGCCTCGGCCTCCTTCATCGACACGCCGAGCTCACGGGCGGCCCGCGCCGGACCCATGCCGTAGACGATCCCATAGTTGATCACCTTGGCGAGCCGCCGCCCCTCGGCCGGCGGCAGGTCGCCGAACACGTCGGCCGCCGTCCGGGCGTGGATGTCGTCGCCGCGCGTGAAGGCCTCGATGAGGGCCGCGTCACCCGAGAGGTGGGCGAGCACCCGCAGCTCGATCTGCGAATAATCCGCCGAGATCAGACGATGCCCGGCACCGGCGATGAACGCGGCCCGGATGCGTCGTCCTTCCTCGGTCCGGATGGGGATGTTCTGCAGGTTCGGGTCCGAGCTCGAGAGCCGGCCGGTCGCGGCGACCGTCTGATTGAAGGAGGTGTGGATCCGTCCGGTCGCCGCATCGACCAGCGCCGGCAGCGCGTCGACGTACGTGGACTTCAGCTTCGAGAGCTGGCGATACTCGAGGATCTTCGCCGGCAGCGGGTGCTCCGCGGCGAGCTTCGTCAGCACGTCGACGTCGGTCGAGAGACCGGTCTTGGTGCGCCGCACGCCTTTCGCCGACAGCTTCAGGCGATCGAAGAGCACCTCGCGGAGCTGCACCGCCGAGCCGATGTTGAACTCGCCGCCCGCGAGCCCGTAGATCTCCCCCATCACGCGATCGAGGCCGGTCGCGAGCTCGGCCGACATGGCACCCAGCATCTTGGTGTCGAGCGCGACCCCGGCCAGCTCCATCTGGGCGAGCACCTCGGACAGCGGCATCTCCAGCTCCCGGTAGAGCTGCCGCATCTCGTACTGTGCGAGCTTCTCCTCGACCAGCGGTGCCAGCGCGTGCGCCACGCGCGCGGCGCGAACGGCGCGCTCGGTCGGATCGGCGTCGGCGCTCGCCTCCCCCAGCAGCTCCTCGGCCAGGGCCGCCGCGTCGTGCGACGGGCGCGAGGGATTGAGGCAGTACGACGCGATCCCGAAGTCGACCGTCGGCCCCGCGAGCGCGATGCGCCGGCGCGCGAGCGCGACGCGCAGCGCCTTCAGATCGTCGCCCAGCTTCGTGGTGGCGAAGTCGGCGAGCAGGGGCTCGATCGTGGCGAGCATCTCGGGCCGGTCGGGGTCCGGAACCAGGACGACCGGACCGGACGGACCCGCCAGCGCGAGCGTCGAGAGGCGCGCCGCCGTCGCGCGCGTCGAGTCGAGCACCGCGACGATCGAGATCGGCGAGACGCCCCGCAGCTTCCCGAGCGCGGCCTTCGCATCGCTCGGCGTTCCTGCGACGACGCGCTCGACGGACGTCGCGCTCGCCGCGGGCGTGAGATCGCGCAGCAGCGCGAAGAACTCGAGCTCGGTCAGGAGCGGGCGGAGCGTCGCCGCGTCGGGCCCGGGCCAGCGCAGCCGCTCGAGATCGAGCGCCACCGGGACGTCGCGCCGTATCGTCGCCAGGTCCTTCGAGAGCCGGGCGGTCTCGGCCTCGGCGGTGAGCGTCTCGCGCACGCGCTTGGCCCCGCGCACCCCGGTCGCCTCGACGGCCTCGGGCTTCTCGAGGATGGCTTCCACGGGGCCGATCTGCTGGACGAGCGCCGTCGCGGTCTTCTGACCGATCCCGGTCACGCCGGGAATGTTGTCGCTCGTGTCGCCCATGAGCCCGAGCACGTCGGGCACGAGGCCCGGATCCACCCCGAAGCGCTCGCGCACCTCGGCGATGCCGATCCGCCGCCCCCGCATGTCGTCGTAGAGCGTCGTCCGCTCGGACACGAGCTGCATCATGTCCTTGTCGGCCGTGACGATGACCGTCTCGAGCCCCTTCCCTTCGGCCTGGGCGGCCAGGGTGCCGATGACGTCGTCGGCCT from Candidatus Eisenbacteria bacterium harbors:
- a CDS encoding isoprenylcysteine carboxylmethyltransferase family protein codes for the protein MRGGRDRGRLIVGSVVLFVASIGIMLWGWGDWSTFWQNPARLGLVVLSAAACVVALAAPMSGLTGARVVDERDRLIFLPMLPLSFLFLYLPPWADRRDLFVLDGDTVRWAGLALFAAGCVLRIVPMFVLGYRFSPLVAIQEGHTLVTDGVYRWVRHPSYLGGLIVLIGWVLVFRSALGFLLVPPFVGIAVWRMNDEERLLGAEFGDEYASYRRRTWRLVPWVY
- a CDS encoding sigma-70 family RNA polymerase sigma factor produces the protein MERQKEQHAVSPGDLDLVDRARRGDREAFRELVERYQRKVAALAVGMLRSREDALDIVQDTFTKAYQSLDKFKGDSSFYTWVYRIAVNLCIDHQRRESRYVQVGADADDAGDELVPPSPDHLAEDEPFERARSTQIGARVTAAINELTPEHRAVILLREVDGLSYEEISQVLDCPKGTVMSRLHYARRQLQARLHGLR
- the polA gene encoding DNA polymerase I, yielding MARGRLFLVDASGYVYRAFHALPALGTSKGLPTNAILGFANMVAKLVKGEKPDYLAVVFDAPGGTFRDELYADYKQNRAPMPDDLRPQLPYIRKLVAALRLPVIEEKGVEADDVIGTLAAQAEGKGLETVIVTADKDMMQLVSERTTLYDDMRGRRIGIAEVRERFGVDPGLVPDVLGLMGDTSDNIPGVTGIGQKTATALVQQIGPVEAILEKPEAVEATGVRGAKRVRETLTAEAETARLSKDLATIRRDVPVALDLERLRWPGPDAATLRPLLTELEFFALLRDLTPAASATSVERVVAGTPSDAKAALGKLRGVSPISIVAVLDSTRATAARLSTLALAGPSGPVVLVPDPDRPEMLATIEPLLADFATTKLGDDLKALRVALARRRIALAGPTVDFGIASYCLNPSRPSHDAAALAEELLGEASADADPTERAVRAARVAHALAPLVEEKLAQYEMRQLYRELEMPLSEVLAQMELAGVALDTKMLGAMSAELATGLDRVMGEIYGLAGGEFNIGSAVQLREVLFDRLKLSAKGVRRTKTGLSTDVDVLTKLAAEHPLPAKILEYRQLSKLKSTYVDALPALVDAATGRIHTSFNQTVAATGRLSSSDPNLQNIPIRTEEGRRIRAAFIAGAGHRLISADYSQIELRVLAHLSGDAALIEAFTRGDDIHARTAADVFGDLPPAEGRRLAKVINYGIVYGMGPARAARELGVSMKEAEAYIRNYFGRYAGVRTYLDATVAEARERGYVTTVLGRRRYLPELGARDPAVRQFAERAATNTPIQGSAADLIKLAMLALRRRLQEAGSRAQMLLQVHDELVIEAPAEEVERVRHVVREAMEGVWNLRVPLRVDVHDGPNWAEAH